Proteins encoded together in one Microcaecilia unicolor chromosome 3, aMicUni1.1, whole genome shotgun sequence window:
- the LOC115464656 gene encoding olfactory receptor 13C9-like, giving the protein MAKENKTTVTEFILLGFSDHPHLQILISVTVFPIFLISVLGNLMFIMLVCADPQLQKPMYFFLSNLSFLDICNTSVSLSTLLHSLMTGETLISFSVCIAQLYVFSSLTSTEFFLLTAMAYDRYVAICNPLRYVLIMNRRVCVLLASASWLLGVLIVATEAVFILQFSFCRGNVINHFFCEMTALMKLSCTKMHNIEIVIFTEGVFGTVIPSVLTVISYVYIISRILKIHSVKGRRKAFSTCSSHLIVVFLFYGTLFCVYMRPTSKRSPEQDKLFSLLYTALIPMLNPIIYSLRNEEVKKALTKVIGTNNCIDF; this is encoded by the coding sequence ATGGCAAAGGAAAACAAGACTACAGTTACAGAATTCATTCTCCTGGGATTCTCTGATCATCCTCATCTGCAGATCCTCATTTCTGTCACAGTTTTCCCAATCTTCCTGATCTCTGTGCTGGGAAACTTGATGTTTATAATGTTAGTATGTGCTGACCCTCAACTGCAAAaacccatgtacttcttcctcagtAACCTCTCCTTTCTCGATATCTGTAacacctctgtctctctctctacacTGCTGCACAGTCTTATGACAGGAGAGACATTGATTTCTTTTTCTGTGTGCATAGCACAGCTCTATGTTTTCTCATCTCTCACAAGTACAGAATTCTTCCTTCTCACTGCCATGGCCTATGATCGTTATGTTGCAATCTGCAACCCTTTACGTTATGTGCTCATCATGAACAGGAGAGTCTGTGTCCTTCTGGCATCTGCTTCTTGGTTACTCGGCGTTCTGATTGTGGCAACCGAGGCAGTTTTCATATTACAATTCTCTTTCTGTAGAGGCAATGTGATTAATCATTTCTTCTGTGAGATGACAGCATTGATGAAACTCTCCTGTACTAAAATGCACAACATTGAAATTGTGATATTTACTGAAGGGGTGTTTGGGACAGTTATTCCTTCTGTATTAACTGTAATATCATATGTCTATATCATCTCAAGAATTCTGAAAATCCATTctgtaaaaggaagaagaaaagccttctccacctgctcctctCATCTCATAGTTGTTTTTCTATTTTATGGGACTCTGTTCTGTGTTTACATGAGGCCGACCTCAAAACGTTCACCAGAACAGGACAAACTGTTCTCCCTGCTGTACACAGCTTTGATTCCTATGTTAAACCCCATCATTTATAGCTTAAGAAATGAAGAAGTGAAGAAAGCCCTTACAAAAGTCATAGGTACTAACAACTGTATAGATTTTTAG